Proteins co-encoded in one Parascardovia denticolens DSM 10105 = JCM 12538 genomic window:
- a CDS encoding ParB/RepB/Spo0J family partition protein — MTDESAHKPETQQVVGEKSHLEVNVSRETIPDQSPSEQQSSEKQDEASDKNPAAIEQPEDIGIVKNKKNSQAVESSQNAESGEGEEPDLVPVEGGYLAEIAIDDISPNEKQPRSVFAEEELQELADSIKEVGVLQPVVVRKRDDFATPYELIMGERRLRASKLAGLDKIPAIVRTTADDSMLRDALLENLHRVALNPLEEAAAYQQMMEDFGLTQEQLSQSISKSRPQIANTLRLLQLPGSIQKKVASGVLSAGHARALLALPSAEQMESLAKRVVAEGLSVRSTEEIVALQLGNKKNQRKRKPANIWSGSPEITELSDFFETKVDIKGSGKKGKIEITFTSADDLHRIIDLVKGYGDTNDGKDDNTDGWF; from the coding sequence ATGACTGATGAGAGTGCTCATAAACCTGAAACCCAGCAAGTAGTAGGGGAGAAGAGCCACTTGGAAGTGAATGTTTCACGTGAAACAATTCCAGATCAATCTCCGTCTGAGCAGCAGTCTTCTGAAAAACAGGATGAAGCGAGTGACAAGAATCCGGCTGCTATAGAGCAACCGGAGGATATCGGAATCGTGAAAAACAAAAAGAATTCTCAAGCGGTAGAATCCTCTCAGAATGCTGAATCGGGTGAAGGCGAAGAGCCAGATCTTGTCCCGGTTGAGGGGGGATATCTCGCTGAAATCGCCATTGATGATATTTCTCCCAATGAGAAGCAGCCTCGGTCCGTATTCGCCGAAGAAGAGCTGCAGGAATTGGCGGATTCCATCAAAGAAGTCGGCGTTCTTCAGCCCGTCGTTGTCCGGAAGCGTGATGACTTCGCCACGCCTTATGAGCTCATCATGGGGGAGAGGCGACTGAGGGCAAGCAAACTTGCAGGTCTCGATAAGATCCCTGCGATTGTGCGGACAACAGCTGATGACAGCATGCTCCGAGATGCGCTCTTGGAGAATCTTCATCGAGTCGCCCTCAATCCGTTGGAGGAAGCCGCGGCTTACCAGCAAATGATGGAGGACTTCGGTTTGACGCAGGAACAGCTATCCCAGTCCATTTCCAAGTCGCGTCCACAGATCGCTAATACTTTGAGGCTCCTGCAACTGCCTGGAAGTATCCAGAAGAAAGTCGCATCGGGAGTGCTTTCTGCTGGACATGCTCGAGCGCTTTTGGCTTTACCATCCGCCGAACAGATGGAATCGTTGGCTAAGAGGGTTGTGGCAGAAGGTCTTTCGGTTCGTTCCACGGAAGAAATCGTCGCGCTTCAGCTTGGGAACAAGAAGAATCAACGAAAGCGTAAGCCGGCCAATATCTGGTCGGGATCTCCCGAAATCACCGAACTGAGTGATTTCTTCGAGACGAAGGTCGATATTAAAGGCAGCGGGAAGAAAGGCAAGATTGAGATCACCTTTACTTCCGCTGATGATCTTCATCGTATCATTGATTTGGTCAAAGGCTATGGCGATACCAACGATGGGAAAGACGATAATACGGATGGTTGGTTCTAG